The Eriocheir sinensis breed Jianghai 21 chromosome 33, ASM2467909v1, whole genome shotgun sequence DNA window TTGGTTTCTTCTACCTCAAGGAGTTGAGGGCTTTTGTGGCCTGTTGCTGTTGAAAGTTCTCGGAAAGAGGCTTTGATTTCATCATCTACAGGTATTTGAGACTCATCCTGAGCTGGCAGAGACTGATCATGATCAGGGCCCAGTCCAAAGTCTCCATAAAGGGGTGGCTGGTTGAATGAGTCTTGGCCCTGTGGGACACCAAGCACAGCAAGGGTTTCCTCACCCTCAAGTGTCTCCTCATACTTGTTGGGATTCTCATTGAAAACTTCAGGAGTTTGATCAGAGTTGTAGGTCCCTCCTGGGAGGGCATCAGGAGTAAAGCTGCCTTGGCTGGGCCCCTCTGAAAAATCTGAAGGATCAAAATCATGGCGGGAAAGGTCCTCTGAAAAGGAATCTACTGTGTCTCCTCGGTACAGATCTTCTGAAAAGTCTTGCAGCTGACCATTGAAGGGCAACCTTGATTCAGAGCCACCAAAGTCCTCAAGTAGCATACTCTCAGAGTCTTTGGGAGCCTCCCGTCCCTCCTGTCCTGGCCCTGGGTTACCTGTTTCACCGTAGTTAGGCAGCTCCCCAGCCTTTACAGTGCCCAGAGAGCCCTCCACAGCAGGTGGGTGGTTTACTAATGCCTCCTGGACAGGGACAACTTCATCTATATTACTTTCTCCTGAAAACAGCTCTCTGGCATAATCCCTTGAATGGGATCCGTTTATTCCATTGTTCACAGGTACAGCTGGGAAACCATCATTGCTGATACTGACAAAGGAGTTATCACTGTTCTGAAGTTTCCCAAACTCATTGAAATTATATTCCTGTGGTGCACGTCCTCCTCCATAAACATCCTGAGGGTGACCCCCAGGGAGGGGAAACTGTCCAAGGGGTGTGAGGGTCTCCAGGTGAGGTGCCCCCCCAGTGTGGACCAAGGGGGACCTTTGGAGGGGTGGAAGGTCACAGTCAGTCTCGTCAGAATTGTCTTGGCAGTCATCTGTCCCGTCACACACCCAAGACTCGGGGACACACAGGTCAGTGGTGGCACAACGGAATTCTCCTGCATTGCATCCTGAGGCAGAATGGGTGGTCAAAGTCATTGTGTGAGAATGGTAAATTGAAAGAAAATCAAACAGCAAAAAACACTAACAATTCAAGGAACTTTAGAACAAGATATCTTAACTTAAAATTTGAATTAACAATTACTAAACTCACTAAAATTATTATGTAATTTTTTTGTCTAATGATATTCAGTCTACATACTTCAACTTTATATAATTTAATGGAAGGTTTATATTTCTGGTCATGGTCAGTCATGCAGTTTTGAGGGTAGTGTAGGAAAGTCATGGGATCAAGCAGGCAGTCCATGGGAGGAAGTATACAGTTGGTGCAAGTGGGGGGCAGTCTTCACAAGATCCACCAACAATCCCAAGTCTACACAAGATTGAAGGAGGACAGGCTAAGAAGTGAAACCTCCTTGAGACTCACCCACGCGCTGACAGTCTGCTTCATCTGAGCCGTCTCCACAATGCTGGAGGCCATCACACACCGCCTCTGAGGGTATGCAGGCTGAGCCATCTGCACACTCAAAGTCATTCTGACCACACACTGAGTCATTGAATGAAGGATTAACAAAGTTCCCAGGATCAGAGGGAGTGTTAGAAGTGGTGCCACTGGCACCCCTTGGTGGTGCGGAAGGAGGCTCAGACGGGGTGAATTCAAGTGGGTAATCATACGAATAGTCGGCATTTCCAGCCAGATCCTCAACACCCTCCTCTGGGTAGTCAGCTTGATAATCCTCTGTTGGTGTGAGGATAAGGGGTGTAGCATTGCTCTCAGAGGCAGGGTGATGGCCCAGTGTGGCTCTGTCCTCTGCCTGAGGCTCAGTGATGGATGTGGGAGTGTTTGAGGGAGAGTTTGTGAAGGAGTCTGCATTTCCGAGGCCATCTTGAGGGGCATcagggagacgaaggaaggggcTGAAGCCTGTCTGCTCGGGCACTACTCCCTCAGCTGTGTATCATGTTAGTGAGTCATTTAGGCATGCTTGCACAGCATTCTGTCTGTTATTTCAATGCAGCATTGTGAAGACTGTTTTAATTATGATTGTTCATACATTTGACATTGCCATATGAGGTAAATCCATACCACTTTTCAGAAAAAAATTACATTTGAGGAATGAGTAGCTCGGTGACCATATTTGGTTATTACCCTTAGATCAAGGATGACTTAATAACATCTTTATACAATCTGCACAATGCATAGGACAATATTATCATACATATTTATTAAAACACAATTGGTGCAGGACCATGCTGCTGTTAAAGCCACTTCTTTTGTGATTCTTTATTCAACATACAAGCCAAAACTCAtgcattatattattattactattattattatttttattattaataataattattattattactattattattaaaattattattactattatcatcattattattattattattattattattattattattattattattattattttcatcacacTGAGAATGTTAGTCTGATCATGGCCATGACTGCCCTGAGTCCAGCCTGCAGTGCTGTGGCTGCCAGTGGTGGCCGCCAGACACAGTGCTCCTCTGGGGAGGCTGGTGCTGGGTTATTTAGTCACTAGGGTTAACTTACACTGGGTGAAGGTATAGCATTATCAGGTAATATGCCATCATGGTTTGAAATAGATGTGTGGCATgcagtatatatataaaagatattgCAGCTATTATACAACATAAGATTATAGAAGTGCACATAATATACAACAAGACAGGGAAGTGAAGATGGGATGTGCATGTGTAGGATTAAGACAGCCAGTGTGTTGTGCCATCAGAGGGTGTAGAGAGTTATTATCAAGAGGTTGAGGGTGGGAGCAGGACATCCAGTGCTTAACTTCTAATTGCAGGACATTTGCATTCTTTAGACTCATTCAGTTAGTTTACATGGTTCTGCTTTATGGATTCTTGTTGCTGTGATTCTAGTTATCTAATGGTTTAAGGAGTGTTATGCTTACTAAAGCTATATTGTGTTATCACCAGTGACTATGTGACATAATCGCTGACATCATGCCATTAGTTCCATATTTAACAGGGATGCGTGGAGCACCCACTAATCTACAGGTTTACTGGCAGATTTTATGGACTCTGCTGAGAGTGAGACTCTCGGATGCAGGCACACATTTCTAAAGGTGGCGGGACTGACCTGAGCCTCGGCCAGGACACTCTGCCTCATCTGAGTGGTCAAGGCAGTCAGAGTGGCCATCACAGACCAGCCTCTTGGCCACACAGCGGCCGTCCCCACACTGGTGCTCCAGACCCAGACATGGCCCTGTACAAACACACCATGGTCCCATAATGCCACCTGGACCTTGAGGCCACTCCACTGTGTGTGTCTTCCTTGTGTTACTTCACCCATATAGTTGAGttaattctgattttttttttccagtgttcAGTGAATGTTATTTGAAGATtggggggagcacgggcctttgccagttTATGGCGGACCGTAGCAGGGTGCCAACAGActgactctatcggctgacgtcagccgagccgaccaagtcggtctgtcaacgaggactggcgtgtctctgttcaGTGAATGTGATCTCCCATCAACTTGTATCATTTGAGATAAACTGAAAGGTTGTTCCTAAGTTGTGTGTCTGTGAATTGAAACCATGTTTCCTTTTATCTACTGTATGATCCTGTGCACCATGATCTATGTTTTGATACATCTTTACAGTACATCAATAAAAAAAACCTCTTTGGTGCTTTTTCATCTCATAGTTTATTTTTAGTAAAGAATAAGATTTTAATGAAACTTCAGTGAGTACATGATGGCAAATGCTTATTGCCTCACATATTCTGAATGCTTTGTGCCATGTAAATTTCTGTGCATTGAGAGACAAGTAAAATTTTGGATTTTCATGAACTGTCACATAGTTGTGTGGATTGCAGAAGCCAGTGTGACTGGCCATAGTTTAATAAGGATAAAAGATGGTTAGTGATCTAGATTTGGGTGAAAAAGATATAAAACTGAGATAAATTCACACGAGCATGAAGATCAACTGCTAATTGGCAGACCGGGACTCAAAACTAAAGGAACAACCTTTTCAGAAATACCTCACTGAAGTAGTTCTTATAAGAACACACAACTTATTTCTTGGTGGAGATTAATGGGTTGTTTTAGCTTGTGTTGTTGTTTGGTAGCTAGTATTATTCAATAATGTTAATAGTGGCTTAAATATCCATTTAAACAACATAAAATTAAATGCTGATATAATATTTCAAAGTTGCTGTTTAGACCATGAATATGAATGTATTATAtctaatgttaaaaaaaaacatttagccTAAGCCAAACTGTGTACTTTTGATTTTTATCAATTCAGTAGGTAATCATCTGAGTAAGGAAAGTGAATTTCTAGAGCATCTTTGAACAACTTGACACTTTTAAAGCATTGAATTTATCCACATTTGTATCAATTTAATACTCATTAAGACAAGCAAATATGATGGTATGCCATTAAGAAAACAGGCTAATAGATTGGGTTAGGTGTGTTAATCTGAAACATGAGTGTAGCTTGCACCTCATCAAACAGTTTTCAAAGACATTAGTAACCATCATGAGAGTATGTAGATGCAGATCCTTTTTaagatgtttttatttttttatttttttatcttgccCATTAGTGTATCCCAAAGCTTCTCTTATTCTTGCCTCTTCATGTTATGTAATCTAAGGAATAATATATACAGTTTGTCACTATTCTTGCCTGCCTTGTAGTAAAGGTATAGATGATTTTTCTCAAGATATGTTAACAATAATTATTTCCTGCATTTTGGGTAGTTTGTTGTAAATCATTAAGATTCAAATATAGTGGTTAATATAATTTGAAGCACTAGATTAAATTACAATGGAGTATGCATATTTTACAATTTTATCTAAAAAAATGTCTATTTTGATTTTCTAATCAGAAGCAGAAGCACTTGATTTAGTAAATTATGTAATAAATGACAAATGGCTGAAGAGCAGCAAAAAGCAGCTACAGTAATGTTTAATTGCAATGGAACTTTCAGAGTAAGGTACAAGAGGAAAACTGTAAAAGTTTGGTGCAAAGCAGTGCTAAGTAGACATCACTCACAGCAGGGAACTGAAAGCAAAATTTGAGTTTTGTAAGCCAGGCAGGACTTGGTGTGGGAGTGTGGCAGTGGAGAGGATGGAAAGCAACCACTGGGGAGGGGTGAGGTCATGGACTGTGGGAGGGGAGGCTAGGGAGGGGAAAGACTTACCATGGGTCATGTCAAAGCAAACACTGGGGTCTGAGGAGTCTGGGAACTTGTCGCAGTCAAAGGCGCTGCTGAGACTGAACCTGGAGGTGATGAACTCCTGGCAGGTGGAGGCCACAGCTGGGAGCCAAAAGGTACATTAGCCACACAAGGACCCTCACAGACTTCCCGTGTCAAATAATCCCACAACAGCTGCACTTCACCCGAAAAATTCAATAATCATCTTGTTAAGTCtattcagtgaagaaaaaattAGAAGATAGAGTAAAATGATAAATCATAGAGTTGTATTCCATTATAAAAAAGTGAAATGACAGAATTtgctcttttctccactcccatatggccactgcgtgtaacgaaacacaaaagaaattaatccagacaaggaaaggtttgtcggcgccggggattgaacccacaaccagcgtaacgggagagccactcctttaccagtcggtcaaagaggtaccccgctggctaagtgagttatgggaggctcacccatcaggcaagtcgtgtcactacacgtcaccccattcctatttagattaatttctgtgtgttgagttcccattttctatgaactttggagagcatgggccatcactctacctgttaccctcttggggtgacacaacagaaccacaggagaggatgcccaccacttttgccaccagtgaaatgccagaattttctcttttctatactccaacatgacctctgcgtgtaacgaaacacatgagaaattaatccagacaaggaaaggtttgccagcgccggggatcgaacccgcgaccagcgtgacagaagagccactcctttaccagttggccaaagaggtacccccctggctaagtgggttatgggaggctcgcccatcaggcaagtcgtgtcactacaaaaGGACATTTATATTTTATTCTGAAAAGTCATCATTTCTATATTCACAAAATTTGTACCATCATCCTAGCAGGCACCACCTCATCAACAGCCATACTCACATTTGCAGAAAGTCCTGCAGGGCGGCAGAATGGTGCCCTCTGGGGTGCATGGAGGCTCAAGGATGGCACATGAGTACTCCTTGGCTCTTGGTGAACACCTGGACCTCACTATCACATCCTGCAATGGGGGTCAAGGCATTGACTCTAGAGCAGTATATTGTATGATGCAATAAATCTTCATGTCACAAAATGGCATAAAGACCTGTCTTGTGATCCCTCACAGGAAAAGAACTCAGAACATATGTAGAGATAAGACATAGCTTCATCCACTACCTCACAGCAAAAAGATTACTTGATTGTGATGCTCTAGAAGTTGCATTTGTCATATTCCTTGTTTCTTTACATTCATCCTCTTACTCACCcgcaagaaggggagggaagtctTCTGCATATCCTCTTCTGTCTGGTCACCGGCCCAATTTGGGAAGGCAGTGAGGCCATGTGGGAGGTCACTGCACATCTCCAGTTGGCGAGGCTGGCACTCACCTGCAATGAGTCACGGTATCTAAGGTGATGACAAATGCACTGCTTGCCTTGCTTTCACCTTTCCAGTTTCAAGAGTTTTTGTTACAGAATCAGTTTTGTAGGAGAGGAGGGTTTCTATATATCATCTCTTatgttcctcctcattttcccctgGAATCTTAGTCAACTGATGAATGTTAGAAAATAACaaattgaataaatataaaataagaataaacacttaaacaaataaagaaatagaaaaaatatacataaaataagtagGTAAAAAGGTTAAAAAGCAGCAATACTCATGAATAACACATTTAAACTTTTAATATCAACATAATTCTCCTTTGCAGTGTCCCTTACCCTGAGGTGCCTCCTGAGTTGCTTCAGCCACAACCGCCCCATGAACCTCCTCAGGATGAGCCTCTGCCTGCTGGTGTGGCTCCTCAGTCTGGTGCTCATGATGAGCCTCTGCCTGCTGGTGTGGCTCCTCAGTCTGGTGCTCATGAGGCACGACCAGTTCCTTCAGGGTGCCCTCAGAACCTTCAGGTGTGTGTTCTACATGTTCCTCAGTTGGGGTCCTGTGGCTGAAGACCTCAAATAGAGGAGGGAGATCACTCCCCTCCCTGTCAttggggctgtgtgtggtggggacGACAGTCACCTCAGACTCAGAGGCCTCAGGGACATGGTGCACTGTTGTAAGGAGAAATATTTGTATCATTGGTTCCATAATTGTGCTGGGCTGGTCAATCAATGGTACATATGGAACATAAACTATGGTAACCTAGATGTTACACTTACCCTGTATCGGGGGTAGTGGGTTcttaccacaggctcaagggatgatgtgacagagatgagcattgAGGTCATGCTCAGCTTAGCTTATGGCCCCAACTCTACTTTTTACCTCCCTAATTCTCTCATTGACCTGCTAGATTCACTGTGGTTATGTAAATGCTATTATTTGTGTGAGGGTTAAGTGGATACTGAAGGTAATATTCTTTTTATATGACAACAATATTTTCCTAAATATGGATTAATTTTATGGTAATGGAGACAGATCAACACACCATTCTCAAAAAGAATACAGATGCCAAAGAATAATCAACTTTAATTCTAGAGGTGACCTGACATCTTTAAAATAAAATGAGTTGTGGAAGGAAATGCAGTTGTAGGAAGGCTGGTTCAGTGTAGCCTACTAGTGAAAAGCATGAAGGAGAgcagatactggttaactcttgcattagtacaTAAGTTGGAAAGCAAAGGGATTAACTATTAATTCATTTAGTAGGCTGGAGTCTTACCATCTGTGTCTGCAGCCTTTGGTAAGCCCTCAGCAGGGTGAGTGTGATCATGGTCCATCTCTGGGTGGGTGTGGTCATGGTCCATTTCAGGGTGGGTGTGATCATGGTCTGCAGCAGGGTGAGTGTGGTCATGGTCTGCAGCAGGGTGAGTGTGATCATGGTCTGCAGCAGGGTGAGTGTGGTCATGGTCTGCAGCAGGGTGAGTGTGATCATGGTCTGCAGCAGGGTGAGTGTGGTCATGGTCTGCAGCAGGGTGAGTGTGGTCATGATCCATTTCAGGGTGTGTGTGATCATGAGTCAATGGGCCCTTCTCTTGAACATGCTCATGAGCTTCAGCAGGGTGAGCATGTTCATGGTCAgggtgtgtgtggttgtggtcCGCAGCAGGGTGTGTGTGATCATGATCCATTTCAGGATGAGTGTGGTCATGAGTCAATGGGCCCCTTTCTTGAGTATGTTCATGGGCCTCAGCAAGGTGGGCGTGTTCATGGTCCTCAGCAGGATGGGGATGCTCATGGTCCATAGCAGGGTGAATATGGTCATTATCTGCAGCAGGATGAGTGTGATCATGATCCATTTCAGGGTGTGTGTGGTCATGATTCACTGGGCCATGCCCCAGGGTGTGATCATGGTCCATGGTGGGGTGAGTGTGGTCGTGGTCAGCCTCTGGGTGTGTGTGGTCATGGTCCATTTCAGGGTGAGCGTGGTCGTGAGTCACGGGGCCCTTGCCGTGGGTGTGGTCTCCTTCTGGCTCTGGCTCTGGGGTGGCCTCAGGTTCTGGCTCGGGTTCTGCTGTTGGCTCGGGCTcagattcaggctcaggctcagattcaggctcaggctcaggttCAGACTCAGGGACGGGGCCAACGTGGTGGTGTTCCTCGTGACCATCAAGGTCATGTGAGTGCCCCTCGTGATCATGGCTGTGGTCATGTCCTTCGTGGTCATGGCCATGAGGGTCCTTTTCGCCTTCCCTGACCCTCGCTAGCTCAGGGTTCACATCATATCTAGTGTTGTTGTTGAGCTCTACTTCATTTATACCGCGATAGGGCTCATCCTCTTCAATGGGCTTCCCGTGGAAGGCACCCTCCTCCCCGAGCTGCGGCGCTTCACCCAAGGATTTAGCTGTGGGGAAGGGGTTCGTGTAAAGCCTCGAAGAAGCACGGAAATAGAATGGCGCCAGAAATCTCGTGAAAACAGATAAGAGGCCAATGAAGTAAGCACAAAAAAAGATCCCCGGAATACAATAAAAcagcaaataaaaacaaaatgagGACTCTAATTAAAGCTTTGACTGAAATCCATATAGCTATACGAAAAACTCacaggggatgaagaagaagcagacgaCGAAGACCACAGCGATGACGACGGCGATGGCGATGACAACGAGGGAGCCGACCACGATGTCCCTCAAGACGCGGCCGGGGCGGAAGATACTCGAGCAGCAGCCGGAGTAGCGGGGGTCAGGCTCCAGGGAGGCCACACTGGTGCACATCCCCTCGGCATCCTCGTTCTGCTGgcgaaggtaaggagagaggtgTTAGTGTTGTTTATTTGGAGCACTAGCGTCGTACTCTAAAGATtccgtcgcccaagcacacatatttgacaaggcttttgcaggagttgtgggcatttccagggatacttTTAAGAGCATgatggtagtttgaaccttctcctgtaccatgaaactaaaattctactcataagaacccgattaagCTGGTCCTTGCTCGGTTCCAGTTATCACAATCAGAAAATAAAAcatttcgctattttttttttttttttgctagtcTGATCATAGCTATTTGAGGTTATTGTTGGCGGTGGTTCCTCGTtatatttgacaaggcgttcgcaggagttgtgggcatttccagggatagttttaagACCAtgatggtagtttgagccttattctgtaccatgaaactaaaataCTATTCATAAGAACCCgaataatctcctttttggccttatgaaatagttgatgtgaagggtACGTGGAAGCCTTAACAGCACCGACGATAAACATTGCCTCAACACATtgggaaggtaaaaaagaaatgCGTTATTGTTGTTTAGCTTCAGCTTTGAAAGATCGCCTCGTTTTgctaggaaggaagagaggcgtTATTGTTGTTTAGCTTTAGCATACAAACATTCCCTCTTCATTCTCGTGTTGTGTAGTGTAAGAAGATAACCAGTCCTCCGTCTCTGCTGGCGAGGTAAATAATAAAATCGTTGTTGTTTAGTTATCATGACTACATAAATCTATTGTTTAGCATAGAAACATTTCCTTCGCATCCTCGTTCTGCTGGTAGAAGCAAGGAGTAAGGAGAGTAATTATTGTTAATCTCCTTTGTAAAGAAAAAAGGCGTTGTTGTTTAGCTTTAGTTTAAAATAATTCCCTTTGCGTTCTAGCCTACTTCTGCTGGGAAAGGCAGACGGAAACATTTATCATTTGATATTAGTTTAAGAAGAAATGTAGAAGCTATATAACTTACGCCAGTgggatttttttgttctttcacgTACGTATCACAAATTTGTGAatcctttcaacacacacacacacacacacacacacacacacgttttaatGAATACCACCATTGTTGTCACTCATTCTTCACACCTGATATTGTTTTCACGTTACATCAGATATTAAAAAGTGTCGAGCAAGGTTGCATGAATAAGCTGGAATATTGAATAAGaactgcaatatatatatatatatatatatatatatatatatatatatatatatatatatatatatatatatatatatatatatatatattatctgcACGGGTGCATGTAATATGTTAATTACGAGAAAACAGTTGATCATGACACTAGCATCTGATCAAacattatatataatttttgtatCTGCGTGACTGAAAGTAAAGACATTTCAAGTGGTCAGTTATTCCTATCAAACCAAAAATGTAACAATATGAACAATGAACTAGAATGATTGTTGTTTTTCGTGATTTAATTCAATCAGGGCTACAGTATAATATGCTTTCTAATGCTTGTGCTACTACTGTTATAGTATACCATGTCAAGAGTATTCACTTATCACCAGCATTTTATCATCAAACTAAATAGGTACCTAACAAGATAAACGATATGTTAGACTGAATTTGAATTTTCAActtcttataatgttaatttgttACTATAAATAGTATAATCTCATCAAGTTAAACGCCTGCTAACAACTTAGAGTTAGACAATAAATATGAAACAGATTGAACATTTAATTTTCTAGTTATACTGTATTTTGTCGTCACGTGTATTTACTACATTATAACTAATGTTTGTCGACAGATGGCGCCGCTCTCTGTCTCAGGTTGGCGACCTCGTCCTCGTGTCGTCTCATCCAGGAAATTTCAAGCCTCGGTAAGTGAGCATACAAAGCACgtgtctctcctccctccagcAGTCTGTCTGAGTCTTTTTAGATCCTCTTTAATGCCAGAATTACTGATTGCAGCAAGGCGCGAAGGTAATGTGTTTTGCTTGCGTTTTTCTTGCAAGCACTGACCTTGAATGCTCCTTGTTTCCTGCCGAGAAGGGATTATTCGTTGTTTTTGCTAGGTGGGCGCTGTTTTGTTCATCTAGCGGTTGTTTAGGTTAC harbors:
- the LOC127006572 gene encoding uncharacterized protein LOC127006572 isoform X5; its protein translation is MGGGTGTKGGYKQNEDAEGMCTSVASLEPDPRYSGCCSSIFRPGRVLRDIVVGSLVVIAIAVVIAVVFVVCFFFIPSKSLGEAPQLGEEGAFHGKPIEEDEPYRGINEVELNNNTRYDVNPELARVREGEKDPHGHDHEGHDHSHDHEGHSHDLDGHEEHHHVGPVPESEPEPEPESEPEPESEPEPTAEPEPEPEATPEPEPEGDHTHGKGPVTHDHAHPEMDHDHTHPEADHDHTHPTMDHDHTLGHGPVNHDHTHPEMDHDHTHPAADNDHIHPAMDHEHPHPAEDHEHAHLAEAHEHTQERGPLTHDHTHPEMDHDHTHPAADHNHTHPDHEHAHPAEAHEHVQEKGPLTHDHTHPEMDHDHTHPAADHDHTHPAADHDHTHPAADHDHTHPAADHDHTHPAADHDHTHPAADHDHTHPEMDHDHTHPEMDHDHTHPAEGLPKAADTDVHHVPEASESEVTVVPTTHSPNDREGSDLPPLFEVFSHRTPTEEHVEHTPEGSEGTLKELVVPHEHQTEEPHQQAEAHHEHQTEEPHQQAEAHPEEVHGAVVAEATQEAPQGECQPRQLEMCSDLPHGLTAFPNWAGDQTEEDMQKTSLPFLRDVIVRSRCSPRAKEYSCAILEPPCTPEGTILPPCRTFCKSVASTCQEFITSRFSLSSAFDCDKFPDSSDPSVCFDMTHGPCLGLEHQCGDGRCVAKRLVCDGHSDCLDHSDEAECPGRGSAEGVVPEQTGFSPFLRLPDAPQDGLGNADSFTNSPSNTPTSITEPQAEDRATLGHHPASESNATPLILTPTEDYQADYPEEGVEDLAGNADYSYDYPLEFTPSEPPSAPPRGASGTTSNTPSDPGNFVNPSFNDSVCGQNDFECADGSACIPSEAVCDGLQHCGDGSDEADCQRVGCNAGEFRCATTDLCVPESWVCDGTDDCQDNSDETDCDLPPLQRSPLVHTGGAPHLETLTPLGQFPLPGGHPQDVYGGGRAPQEYNFNEFGKLQNSDNSFVSISNDGFPAVPVNNGINGSHSRDYARELFSGESNIDEVVPVQEALVNHPPAVEGSLGTVKAGELPNYGETGNPGPGQEGREAPKDSESMLLEDFGGSESRLPFNGQLQDFSEDLYRGDTVDSFSEDLSRHDFDPSDFSEGPSQGSFTPDALPGGTYNSDQTPEVFNENPNKYEETLEGEETLAVLGVPQGQDSFNQPPLYGDFGLGPDHDQSLPAQDESQIPVDDEIKASFRELSTATGHKSPQLLEVEETKPLEEEPSQFLPETSHISSITEESFVEAESNEATDSFHEHQGNLPHEPFQSNFESPNPPHQPFNGDFPQPGNSPIYSDNEQTPSPSTQGQEANHEHRENGGASQTVLNDESNDEEPQVSLKTIDPAMPIIDYQDAPIPTTTTTTAPTVGRVSRPRGSTRFSYTRRPFTRRPLSSRPLTTTNRPLSNRHLTTTRRTGSPPSPRPDPPTSSSFHSRLQRWRSSRVPTYESLRTEAVKERLNTEEDDQEATGAEESDIQSPRQTVQSYQQHPNPQQYPGPTPTLRTSRIDLDVDDNFPQEFLREGVEIQPGGDSEPAPSGFSPILIKAPPTTQQVVQALPQTRMYRRDFLRDALELQRTRYDIRRTALDDTNVPQQVGDDTDTTDIPEAEAPLFHHDSEIPVHSSPDYGSSDY
- the LOC127006572 gene encoding uncharacterized protein LOC127006572 isoform X6, which produces MGGGTGTKGGYKNEDAEGMCTSVASLEPDPRYSGCCSSIFRPGRVLRDIVVGSLVVIAIAVVIAVVFVVCFFFIPSKSLGEAPQLGEEGAFHGKPIEEDEPYRGINEVELNNNTRYDVNPELARVREGEKDPHGHDHEGHDHSHDHEGHSHDLDGHEEHHHVGPVPESEPEPEPESEPEPESEPEPTAEPEPEPEATPEPEPEGDHTHGKGPVTHDHAHPEMDHDHTHPEADHDHTHPTMDHDHTLGHGPVNHDHTHPEMDHDHTHPAADNDHIHPAMDHEHPHPAEDHEHAHLAEAHEHTQERGPLTHDHTHPEMDHDHTHPAADHNHTHPDHEHAHPAEAHEHVQEKGPLTHDHTHPEMDHDHTHPAADHDHTHPAADHDHTHPAADHDHTHPAADHDHTHPAADHDHTHPAADHDHTHPEMDHDHTHPEMDHDHTHPAEGLPKAADTDVHHVPEASESEVTVVPTTHSPNDREGSDLPPLFEVFSHRTPTEEHVEHTPEGSEGTLKELVVPHEHQTEEPHQQAEAHHEHQTEEPHQQAEAHPEEVHGAVVAEATQEAPQGECQPRQLEMCSDLPHGLTAFPNWAGDQTEEDMQKTSLPFLRDVIVRSRCSPRAKEYSCAILEPPCTPEGTILPPCRTFCKSVASTCQEFITSRFSLSSAFDCDKFPDSSDPSVCFDMTHGPCLGLEHQCGDGRCVAKRLVCDGHSDCLDHSDEAECPGRGSAEGVVPEQTGFSPFLRLPDAPQDGLGNADSFTNSPSNTPTSITEPQAEDRATLGHHPASESNATPLILTPTEDYQADYPEEGVEDLAGNADYSYDYPLEFTPSEPPSAPPRGASGTTSNTPSDPGNFVNPSFNDSVCGQNDFECADGSACIPSEAVCDGLQHCGDGSDEADCQRVGCNAGEFRCATTDLCVPESWVCDGTDDCQDNSDETDCDLPPLQRSPLVHTGGAPHLETLTPLGQFPLPGGHPQDVYGGGRAPQEYNFNEFGKLQNSDNSFVSISNDGFPAVPVNNGINGSHSRDYARELFSGESNIDEVVPVQEALVNHPPAVEGSLGTVKAGELPNYGETGNPGPGQEGREAPKDSESMLLEDFGGSESRLPFNGQLQDFSEDLYRGDTVDSFSEDLSRHDFDPSDFSEGPSQGSFTPDALPGGTYNSDQTPEVFNENPNKYEETLEGEETLAVLGVPQGQDSFNQPPLYGDFGLGPDHDQSLPAQDESQIPVDDEIKASFRELSTATGHKSPQLLEVEETKPLEEEPSQFLPETSHISSITEESFVEAESNEATDSFHEHQGNLPHEPFQSNFESPNPPHQPFNGDFPQPGNSPIYSDNEQTPSPSTQGQEANHEHRENGGASQTVLNDESNDEEPQVSLKTIDPAMPIIDYQDAPIPTTTTTTAPTVGRVSRPRGSTRFSYTRRPFTRRPLSSRPLTTTNRPLSNRHLTTTRRTGSPPSPRPDPPTSSSFHSRLQRWRSSRVPTYESLRTEAVKERLNTEEDDQEATGAEESDIQSPRQTVQSYQQHPNPQQYPGPTPTLRTSRIDLDVDDNFPQEFLREGVEIQPGGDSEPAPSGFSPILIKAPPTTQQVVQALPQTRMYRRDFLRDALELQRTRYDIRRTALDDTNVPQQVGDDTDTTDIPEAEAPLFHHDSEIPVHSSPDYGSSDY